Proteins from a genomic interval of Burkholderia cepacia GG4:
- the adk gene encoding adenylate kinase produces the protein MRLILLGAPGAGKGTQANFIKEKFGIPQISTGDMLRAAVKAGSPLGVEAKGYMDAGKLVPDALIIGLVKERLKETDCANGYLFDGFPRTIAQADAMKEAGVAIDYVLEIDVPFSEIVERMSGRRTHPASGRTYHVKFNPPKVEGKDDVTGEPLIQRDDDKEETVLKRLEVYEAQTKPLITYYGDWAERGEENGLKAPQYRKISGLGSVDEIRERAFDALK, from the coding sequence ATGCGTTTGATCCTGTTGGGCGCGCCCGGCGCGGGAAAGGGCACCCAGGCAAACTTCATCAAGGAAAAGTTCGGGATCCCGCAGATCTCGACGGGCGACATGCTGCGTGCAGCCGTCAAGGCCGGCTCGCCGCTCGGCGTCGAGGCGAAGGGCTACATGGACGCCGGCAAGCTCGTGCCGGACGCGCTGATCATCGGCCTCGTGAAGGAGCGCCTGAAAGAGACCGATTGCGCGAACGGCTACCTGTTCGACGGCTTCCCGCGCACGATCGCGCAGGCTGACGCGATGAAGGAAGCCGGCGTCGCAATCGACTACGTGCTCGAGATCGACGTCCCGTTCTCGGAAATCGTCGAGCGCATGAGCGGCCGCCGCACGCACCCGGCATCGGGGCGCACGTATCACGTGAAGTTCAACCCGCCGAAGGTCGAGGGCAAGGACGACGTGACGGGCGAACCGCTGATCCAGCGCGACGACGACAAGGAAGAAACCGTCCTGAAACGTCTCGAAGTGTACGAAGCGCAAACCAAGCCGCTGATCACGTACTACGGCGACTGGGCAGAGCGCGGCGAGGAAAACGGCCTGAAGGCACCGCAGTATCGCAAGATCTCGGGCCTCGGCAGCGTCGACGAAATCCGCGAGCGCGCATTCGACGCACTGAAGTAA
- the murJ gene encoding murein biosynthesis integral membrane protein MurJ — protein sequence MNLFRALLTVSGFTLLSRVTGLARETLIARAFGASQYTDAFYVAFRIPNLLRRLSAEGAFSQAFVPILAEFKNQQGHDATKALVDAMSTVLAWALAGLSVLGIAGASWVVFAVASGLHTDGQAFPLAVTMTQIMFPYIVFISLTTLASGVLNTYKSFSLPAFAPVLLNVAFIAAAVFVAPHLKVPVFALAWAVIVGGVLQFLVQLPGLKKIDMVPLIGLNPVRALRHPGVKRVLAKMVPATFAVSVAQLSLIINTNIASRLGQGAVSWINYADRLMEFPTALLGVALGTILLPSLSKAHVDADTQEYSALLDWGLRVTFLLAAPSALALFFFATPLTATLFNYGKFDAHTVTMVARALATYGIGLVGIILIKILAPGFYAKQDIKTPVKIAIGVLIVTQISNYVFVPLIGHAGLTLSIGVGACLNSLLLFLGLRKRGIYQPSPGWPRFFVQLVGAALVLAGLMHWSAISFDWTGMRAQPLDRIALMAACLVLFAALYFGMLWVMGFKYAYFRRRAK from the coding sequence ATGAATCTATTCCGAGCCCTGCTGACGGTCAGCGGCTTCACGTTGCTGTCGCGCGTGACCGGACTGGCCCGCGAGACGCTGATCGCCCGTGCGTTCGGCGCCAGTCAATACACCGACGCGTTCTACGTCGCCTTCCGCATTCCGAACCTGCTGCGCCGCCTGTCCGCCGAAGGCGCGTTCTCGCAGGCGTTCGTGCCGATCCTGGCCGAGTTCAAGAACCAGCAGGGGCACGATGCGACCAAGGCGCTCGTCGACGCGATGTCGACCGTGCTCGCCTGGGCGCTCGCCGGGCTGTCGGTCCTCGGGATCGCCGGCGCGTCGTGGGTCGTGTTCGCGGTCGCCTCCGGTCTGCATACCGACGGGCAGGCGTTCCCGCTCGCGGTCACGATGACGCAGATCATGTTCCCGTACATCGTGTTCATCTCGCTGACGACGCTCGCGTCCGGCGTGCTGAACACCTACAAGAGCTTCTCGCTGCCGGCTTTCGCGCCGGTGCTGCTCAACGTGGCGTTCATCGCCGCGGCCGTGTTCGTCGCGCCGCACCTGAAGGTGCCGGTGTTCGCGCTCGCGTGGGCCGTGATCGTGGGTGGCGTGCTGCAGTTCCTCGTGCAGCTGCCGGGCCTGAAGAAGATCGACATGGTGCCGCTGATCGGCCTCAACCCGGTGCGCGCGCTACGTCACCCCGGCGTGAAGCGCGTGCTCGCGAAGATGGTGCCCGCGACGTTCGCGGTGTCGGTCGCGCAACTGTCGCTGATCATCAACACCAATATCGCGTCGCGGCTCGGGCAGGGCGCGGTGTCGTGGATCAACTACGCCGACCGCCTGATGGAATTCCCGACGGCGCTGCTCGGCGTCGCGCTCGGCACGATCCTGCTGCCGAGCCTGTCGAAGGCGCACGTCGACGCCGATACGCAAGAGTATTCGGCGCTGCTCGACTGGGGGCTGCGCGTCACGTTCCTGCTCGCGGCGCCCAGCGCGCTCGCGCTGTTCTTCTTCGCGACGCCGCTCACCGCCACGCTGTTCAACTACGGCAAGTTCGACGCGCACACCGTCACGATGGTCGCGCGCGCGCTTGCGACCTACGGGATCGGTCTCGTCGGCATCATCCTGATCAAGATCCTCGCGCCGGGCTTCTACGCGAAGCAGGACATCAAGACGCCCGTGAAGATCGCGATCGGCGTGCTGATCGTCACGCAGATCTCGAACTACGTGTTCGTGCCGCTGATCGGCCACGCGGGCCTGACGCTGAGCATCGGCGTCGGCGCGTGCCTGAACTCGCTGCTGCTGTTCCTCGGGCTGCGCAAGCGCGGCATCTACCAGCCGTCGCCGGGCTGGCCGCGCTTTTTCGTGCAGCTCGTCGGCGCGGCGCTCGTGCTCGCGGGGCTGATGCACTGGAGCGCGATCAGCTTCGACTGGACCGGCATGCGTGCGCAGCCGCTCGATCGCATCGCACTGATGGCTGCGTGCCTCGTGCTGTTCGCTGCACTATATTTCGGTATGTTGTGGGTGATGGGCTTCAAATACGCTTACTTCAGAAGGCGCGCCAAGTGA
- a CDS encoding SDR family NAD(P)-dependent oxidoreductase, with protein sequence MEIRGNVFLITGGASGLGAGTARMLAQAGGKVVLADLNEAGGAALASELGGVFVRCDVSSEADAQAAVDAATRAGTLRGLVNCAGIAPAAKTVGKDGAHPLDVFAKTINVNLVGTFNMIRLAAAAMAATAPNEGGERGVIVSTASVAAYDGQIGQAAYAASKAGVAGMTLPIARDLSRSGIRVMTIAPGLFETPMLLGMPKDVQDALGAMVPFPSRLGKPDEYAMLVRQIVENPMLNGEVIRLDGAIRMQPK encoded by the coding sequence ATGGAGATTCGCGGCAACGTCTTTCTGATCACCGGCGGCGCATCGGGCCTCGGCGCGGGAACGGCCCGGATGCTCGCGCAGGCAGGTGGCAAGGTCGTGCTCGCCGACCTGAACGAGGCGGGCGGCGCGGCGCTCGCGAGCGAGCTCGGCGGCGTATTCGTGCGCTGCGACGTGTCGAGCGAGGCCGACGCGCAGGCTGCCGTCGACGCCGCGACGCGCGCGGGCACGCTGCGCGGCCTCGTGAACTGCGCGGGCATCGCGCCCGCCGCGAAAACCGTCGGCAAGGACGGCGCGCATCCGCTCGACGTGTTCGCGAAGACGATCAACGTGAACCTGGTCGGCACCTTCAACATGATCCGGCTGGCGGCGGCCGCGATGGCCGCGACCGCACCGAACGAAGGCGGCGAGCGCGGCGTGATCGTCAGCACCGCTTCGGTCGCCGCCTACGACGGGCAGATCGGCCAGGCCGCATACGCGGCATCGAAGGCCGGCGTCGCGGGCATGACGCTGCCGATCGCGCGCGACCTGTCGCGCAGCGGCATCCGCGTGATGACGATCGCGCCCGGGCTGTTCGAGACGCCGATGCTGCTCGGCATGCCGAAGGACGTGCAGGACGCGCTCGGCGCGATGGTGCCGTTCCCGTCGCGGCTCGGCAAGCCTGACGAATACGCGATGCTGGTGCGCCAGATCGTCGAGAATCCGATGCTTAACGGCGAAGTGATCCGTCTCGACGGCGCGATCCGGATGCAACCGAAGTAA
- the rpsT gene encoding 30S ribosomal protein S20, which yields MANSAQARKRARQAAKANSHNSALRSKFRTAIKSVRKAVEAGDQAKAAELFKAAVKTIDTIADKKIVHKNKAARSKSRLAAAVKGLQAAA from the coding sequence ATGGCTAACTCCGCACAAGCACGCAAGCGCGCCCGCCAAGCCGCGAAGGCAAATTCGCACAACTCGGCACTGCGCTCGAAATTCCGTACCGCGATCAAGTCGGTTCGCAAGGCTGTTGAAGCCGGCGACCAGGCAAAGGCTGCCGAGCTGTTCAAGGCTGCCGTGAAGACGATCGACACGATCGCCGACAAGAAGATCGTTCACAAGAACAAGGCCGCTCGCAGCAAGAGCCGCCTCGCCGCAGCCGTCAAGGGCCTGCAGGCAGCAGCGTAA
- a CDS encoding DUF3579 domain-containing protein encodes MAETPPTEFFIQGITKDGKKFRPSDWSERLAGVMACFGPGASGPNARLKYSLYVRPTMLGDLKCVILDSRLRDIEPMAFDFVLNFAKDNHLVVTEACELPDYNEKK; translated from the coding sequence ATGGCTGAAACCCCTCCGACCGAATTCTTCATCCAGGGCATTACGAAAGACGGGAAAAAGTTTCGCCCGAGCGACTGGTCGGAGCGTCTGGCCGGCGTGATGGCTTGCTTCGGGCCGGGCGCGAGCGGGCCGAACGCGCGCCTGAAGTATTCGCTGTACGTGCGCCCGACGATGCTCGGCGACCTGAAATGCGTGATCCTCGATTCCCGGCTGCGCGACATTGAGCCGATGGCGTTCGATTTCGTGCTGAACTTCGCGAAGGACAACCACCTCGTCGTCACCGAGGCGTGCGAGCTGCCGGACTACAACGAGAAGAAGTGA
- a CDS encoding SirB1 family protein, producing the protein MTRVLDYFSTLVADDDSLPVTETALSLAQDAYPDLDLQGTLAELDVLAARLRRRLADDADLKGRVAALNEFFFRELGFACNHNDYYDPDNSHLNAVLKRRRGIPISLSVLYLELAEQIGVPARGVSFPGHFLLRVTLPDGDLIIDPTNGHSLSEAEMVEMLEPYVARAAGAVDSALRALLQPATSREIIARMLRNLKTIYLQTERWQRLLAVQQRLVILLPEHLDEVRDRGFAYARLDYLRPALEDLEQYLGERPDADDATVVESQVTELRQRMQRDGED; encoded by the coding sequence ATGACCCGCGTCCTCGACTACTTCAGCACGCTCGTGGCGGACGACGACAGTCTGCCCGTCACGGAAACCGCGCTGTCGCTCGCACAGGACGCGTATCCCGACCTCGACCTGCAGGGCACGCTGGCCGAACTCGACGTGCTGGCCGCGCGGCTGCGCCGCCGGCTTGCCGACGACGCGGACCTGAAGGGCCGCGTCGCCGCGCTGAACGAGTTCTTCTTCCGCGAACTCGGCTTCGCGTGCAATCACAACGATTACTACGACCCCGATAACAGCCACCTGAACGCGGTGCTGAAGCGGCGGCGCGGGATTCCGATCTCGCTGTCGGTGCTGTATCTGGAGCTTGCCGAGCAGATCGGCGTGCCGGCGCGCGGCGTATCGTTCCCCGGCCATTTCCTGTTGCGCGTGACGCTGCCCGACGGCGACCTGATCATCGATCCGACCAACGGCCATTCGCTGTCCGAAGCCGAGATGGTCGAGATGCTCGAGCCGTACGTCGCGCGTGCGGCCGGCGCGGTCGACAGCGCGTTGCGCGCGCTGCTGCAGCCGGCCACGAGCCGCGAGATCATCGCGCGGATGCTGCGCAACCTGAAGACGATCTATCTGCAGACGGAACGCTGGCAGCGGCTGCTCGCGGTGCAGCAGCGGCTCGTGATCCTGTTGCCCGAGCATCTCGACGAGGTGCGCGATCGCGGCTTCGCCTATGCGCGGCTCGATTACCTGCGCCCGGCGCTCGAGGATCTCGAGCAGTATCTCGGCGAACGGCCGGATGCGGACGATGCGACCGTCGTCGAATCGCAGGTGACCGAATTGCGACAGCGGATGCAGCGCGACGGCGAGGACTGA